In Dioscorea cayenensis subsp. rotundata cultivar TDr96_F1 chromosome 9, TDr96_F1_v2_PseudoChromosome.rev07_lg8_w22 25.fasta, whole genome shotgun sequence, a genomic segment contains:
- the LOC120268238 gene encoding non-specific lipid-transfer protein 1-like translates to MAGMKVSVCMVALMVVCMAVGWQKGEGAVTCGTVTSCLAPCMPLAKGTGGLSPACCAGVKRLNTLAATTADRKTACGCLKTIGNALKKANWGAIEAVPAKCGVSVGYKISPSTDCSTVH, encoded by the exons ATGGCAGGGATGAAGGTGAGTGTCTGCATGGTGGCGTTGATGGTGGTGTGCATGGCTGTAGGGTGGCAAAAGGGGGAAGGGGCAGTAACGTGTGGGACAGTGACTAGTTGTTTAGCGCCGTGCATGCCCTTGGCAAAGGGCACTGGAGGGTTAAGTCCGGCTTGTTGTGCTGGGGTGAAAAGGCTCAATACCTTGGCGGCAACTACTGCGGATAGGAAGACGGCGTGCGGTTGCCTGAAGACCATCGGTAATGCCCTAAAAAAGGCTAACTGGGGGGCTATTGAAGCTGTGCCGGCCAAGTGTGGTGTTAGTGTCGGTTACAAGATTAGCCCTTCCACTGACTGCTCTAC GGTGCACTAA
- the LOC120269209 gene encoding non-specific lipid-transfer protein 1-like, with translation MATIKPKLSIYLMLIALILAYDLCPLSALTCTNVQQSLQPCIRYVKGIGILTAPCCAGVRQLNNVAKTTADRRLVCGCLKKFYSMIHGFKPSLIPGIPGMCRVKLPYSISANMDCSRIG, from the exons ATGGCTACCATCAAACCAAAGTTATCAATCTATCTTATGCTAATTGCCCTCATTCTTGCATATGATCTATGTCCTTTATCAGCATTGACATGCACTAACGTGCAACAATCACTTCAACCATGTATTCGCTACGTGAAGGGGATCGGTATCTTGACGGCTCCGTGCTGTGCCGGCGTTCGGCAACTTAATAATGTGGCGAAAACCACGGCGGACCGCCGACTTGTTTGCGGTTGTCTCAAAAAATTCTACTCCATGATCCATGGTTTCAAGCCCAGCCTCATTCCCGGCATTCCGGGAATGTGTCGTGTTAAACTACCGTATTCAATTAGTGCCAATATGGATTGTTCCAG GATAGGCTAA